One window from the genome of Dyadobacter sp. CECT 9275 encodes:
- a CDS encoding metallophosphoesterase family protein yields the protein MSLKRRSFLKTIPALSGLTMLPSVPNAKHQAGTALRILVASDGHFGQPDTDYQKFHADLIGWINQEKVQKGVDFTVFNGDLVHNDPNLYYDLKSTLANLRVPYYVTRGNHDMVALDVWQSTWGYPTNHSFVKGDYAFILGDTSNEKGEYICPDPVWMKKEIAKHADKKGIFIFLHITPVKWTTHAIECKEVTDLFENTKNVKAIFHGHDHDQDGTKMLGKKPYFFDGHFGGSWGTSYKGYRIIEIFEDDTWTSYQYNPTAAPVLNSFTGKI from the coding sequence ATGAGCCTAAAGAGACGTTCCTTTCTAAAAACAATTCCAGCACTGTCGGGACTGACGATGCTGCCATCCGTGCCCAATGCGAAGCACCAGGCAGGTACTGCTCTGCGGATATTAGTGGCTTCTGATGGCCATTTTGGCCAGCCTGATACCGACTATCAGAAATTCCATGCGGATCTGATCGGGTGGATTAACCAGGAAAAGGTGCAAAAGGGAGTTGACTTTACCGTCTTCAACGGTGACCTGGTCCATAACGATCCCAATTTATACTATGATCTTAAGTCAACTTTGGCCAACCTGCGTGTACCTTATTATGTCACAAGGGGAAATCATGATATGGTAGCGCTGGACGTATGGCAGAGTACCTGGGGATACCCTACCAACCATAGTTTCGTGAAAGGTGACTATGCCTTTATACTCGGAGATACCTCCAATGAAAAGGGCGAGTATATCTGTCCGGATCCTGTCTGGATGAAAAAAGAAATTGCGAAACACGCCGATAAAAAAGGCATATTCATATTCCTGCACATCACTCCGGTGAAATGGACAACGCACGCCATTGAATGCAAGGAAGTAACTGACCTGTTTGAGAACACAAAGAATGTAAAAGCCATTTTCCACGGCCACGATCACGATCAGGACGGAACAAAAATGCTCGGTAAAAAACCTTACTTTTTCGACGGGCACTTCGGGGGAAGCTGGGGAACTTCCTACAAGGGATACCGGATTATTGAGATTTTCGAAGACGATACCTGGACCAGTTACCAGTACAATCCGACAGCCGCACCCGTTTTAAATAGTTTTACAGGAAAAATATAA
- a CDS encoding NAD(P)/FAD-dependent oxidoreductase — translation MDLISGQPWWFYKNGISNAYPSLTQNTKEEVVIMGGGITGALLAWHLTRAGFPVIVLEKRHIGMGSTSGSTALLQYEIDTMLTDLIGMIGEKNAVRSYQLCVEAIYKVQLICKKLKVKTDFALQKSIYYASVLKDRDILRKEFEARKKMGIDVEWWDRETIRKNIPDLNKSAAILSHDGAQIDAYQFTHFLLQDCISKGARVYDTVEVTEIKHHSRGVTLMLDNGFKLDTKKLVIASGYESQNYLSKRVVRLHSSYAIISKPIDNQKELWYENAMLWESARPYLYMRTTADKRMLIGGKDEMFSSAVKRDKLLHKKSLQLENNAKKIFPHLPFVTDYSWCGTFAETEDGLPFIGSVKEHPDTYFALGFGGNGILFSILAAEIITDLMQGKKNRDAEIFKFDRI, via the coding sequence ATGGATCTGATCAGTGGCCAACCCTGGTGGTTTTATAAAAACGGCATATCGAATGCCTATCCTTCCCTTACACAAAATACCAAAGAAGAAGTCGTTATCATGGGTGGCGGTATTACGGGCGCATTACTGGCATGGCACCTTACACGGGCCGGATTTCCGGTAATCGTTCTTGAGAAACGGCATATTGGCATGGGCAGTACCTCGGGAAGTACCGCATTGCTCCAGTATGAAATTGATACCATGCTGACAGACCTGATTGGGATGATTGGTGAAAAAAACGCGGTCCGGAGCTACCAGCTTTGTGTAGAAGCCATTTACAAGGTTCAGCTGATCTGTAAAAAACTAAAGGTAAAGACGGACTTTGCCCTCCAGAAGAGCATTTATTACGCATCTGTTTTAAAGGATCGGGACATTCTTCGGAAGGAATTTGAAGCACGCAAAAAAATGGGCATTGATGTGGAATGGTGGGACAGGGAAACGATCAGGAAAAATATCCCCGATCTCAATAAAAGTGCAGCGATCCTCTCCCACGACGGAGCCCAGATAGACGCCTATCAGTTCACTCATTTTTTATTACAGGATTGCATTTCCAAAGGTGCCAGGGTATATGATACCGTGGAAGTTACTGAGATAAAACACCATAGCCGGGGAGTTACGCTAATGCTTGACAACGGCTTTAAATTAGACACTAAAAAGCTCGTCATCGCAAGCGGGTATGAGTCTCAGAATTACCTCTCCAAAAGGGTTGTAAGGCTGCATTCTTCCTACGCCATCATCAGCAAACCGATAGATAACCAAAAGGAGCTTTGGTATGAAAATGCTATGTTATGGGAAAGTGCGAGACCCTATCTCTACATGCGCACCACGGCGGATAAACGCATGCTGATCGGGGGAAAAGACGAGATGTTCAGCAGTGCAGTGAAACGGGACAAGCTTCTGCACAAAAAAAGCCTTCAACTTGAAAATAATGCCAAAAAGATATTCCCCCACCTTCCTTTTGTAACGGATTACAGCTGGTGCGGCACCTTTGCCGAAACAGAAGACGGGCTGCCATTTATCGGGTCAGTGAAGGAACATCCGGATACTTACTTTGCACTTGGCTTCGGCGGAAATGGTATACTTTTCAGCATTCTCGCAGCCGAAATTATCACGGATCTGATGCAGGGAAAGAAAAATAGAGATGCGGAGATTTTTAAGTTTGACAGAATATGA
- a CDS encoding PKD domain-containing protein produces the protein MKPLYCLLFLIFLSLVTYAQERVDITTCEGTGTGIVCVAPGDSLYKLCVKVATGPCTDKNYTIDWGDGKIENIVLNSTLTLNHEYDLRNFVRNCSNGEFKVSIFVENKTCPNDNKGFRVTFNKKPEAKPTVPAACEGSSFNITNNSCPTSSDIKFLWEFSDGQTSTSTYPNVSFTDPNKTYHVKLTATSATCGSSTSELDFKMTKLPVADFKTTGLSVIDGDSVVCLSGGAVLTVDGTPSIDETGYQWQISGNFSYQDNTNSRSGIIKIKLNQAGTYTIRLVTTNSCGNSRPLVKTVKVISLPVLSLTPQPDVCEEIKYKISNPPTGATYTLNGQPLDPTQEATLPLSATPYIITASLSNACGTQMVADTFTVSAAQPVKIISFPRDTTLCVSTVAMPLNANIPGGVWSTQGVETQNGKSVFVPKTAGEYTISYTKGTGKCLTTDAVHVKVDGLQVTVTDQAICAGTQFIKLQGSPAGGKWTTSACSGCIRNDTLITASLSASPIVVTYEAGNQTGCKATADAKITIGQPKAGFEIAGGCTGSAFRPVNNSSGASAYTWLVNGNNVSSEARPSLNLPAGIQKITLIARSGNCSDTISKQVTITPPPSPVSFTPSETLGCAPLRTTFLINGTPDINAEYTWTFGNGSTFTGAAPPAQIFENNEKINRTYTVTLASKNGCGLETFSKEVVVRPFVQAEIGVDSTTIRCTPARMLFSNRSTGHDKAASRWIFGDGIIQQTGQDTLYHTFMAKDTAVTYQVQLEISSVCGLDTAKVEIKVFPNDVKALFTISKSIVCPGETIQFKDATVPKPTQWLWKFGDGSVSTLANPTHSFAQPEKEFKVTLTAYTTCGYDSTQLTVKTTTAPTGSFTDVPVACQGSEVQFVNKSDTSLGFVWDFGDGTPQDSTNYSPSHTYAVSGNYAASLYVFRGSQTCKVLAKKTAISVVSAPVAKFGFQGDSLFCAPGPVSILNLSENADSYQWSFSDGRTSDVKNPSLPFEEGLYSVKLIAGKGGVCRDSLERMAAFAVQHCQVDIPQAFTPNGDGVGDRYTLFGNGILKINSLRIRNRWGEMVFEAKNIPAGSQQPGESWDGNFGGKPAPADMYVYEAEVLYIDNRISDKLRGNIYLVR, from the coding sequence TTGAAACCCTTATACTGCCTGCTCTTCCTGATTTTCCTCAGTTTGGTGACCTATGCGCAGGAACGCGTTGACATCACAACCTGCGAGGGAACGGGCACCGGTATCGTTTGTGTTGCCCCGGGAGATTCGCTCTATAAACTTTGTGTGAAAGTAGCGACCGGACCGTGTACCGATAAAAATTACACCATCGACTGGGGCGACGGAAAAATCGAAAATATTGTTTTAAACTCAACACTGACTTTAAATCACGAGTATGACCTGCGGAACTTCGTCCGGAACTGTTCCAACGGAGAATTCAAGGTCAGTATTTTTGTTGAGAACAAAACCTGCCCGAACGACAACAAAGGCTTCAGGGTAACATTTAACAAAAAACCAGAAGCAAAACCGACGGTTCCAGCGGCATGTGAAGGATCATCGTTTAACATAACCAACAACAGCTGCCCCACTTCCTCGGATATTAAGTTTTTATGGGAATTCAGCGACGGACAAACCAGTACCTCCACCTATCCAAACGTATCGTTTACGGACCCAAACAAAACGTACCACGTCAAACTTACCGCCACTTCGGCAACCTGCGGAAGCAGTACCAGCGAACTGGATTTCAAAATGACGAAACTCCCCGTTGCCGACTTTAAGACAACAGGGCTGAGTGTCATAGACGGTGATTCCGTCGTCTGTCTTTCCGGAGGCGCTGTACTGACCGTAGACGGTACCCCCTCCATTGACGAGACAGGATACCAATGGCAGATTTCCGGGAATTTTTCTTATCAGGACAATACCAATTCCCGCTCGGGTATCATTAAAATCAAACTCAACCAGGCAGGTACTTATACCATCCGCCTGGTGACCACCAACAGCTGCGGCAACTCGCGGCCGCTGGTAAAAACCGTTAAAGTTATCTCCCTGCCAGTCCTAAGCCTGACGCCCCAGCCCGACGTTTGTGAGGAAATTAAATATAAAATAAGCAACCCACCAACAGGAGCAACCTATACACTGAACGGACAGCCATTGGATCCCACCCAGGAAGCAACTTTACCCCTTTCTGCAACGCCCTATATCATTACAGCGAGCTTATCCAACGCCTGCGGCACACAAATGGTAGCCGACACATTCACAGTATCCGCAGCGCAACCCGTTAAAATTATTTCATTTCCAAGAGATACCACCCTTTGTGTGAGTACCGTAGCTATGCCGCTGAACGCCAATATTCCTGGCGGTGTATGGAGTACCCAGGGGGTTGAAACCCAGAACGGCAAAAGCGTTTTTGTTCCGAAAACAGCCGGAGAATATACCATTTCCTATACCAAAGGAACCGGAAAATGTCTCACAACGGACGCGGTGCATGTGAAGGTAGACGGGCTTCAGGTAACCGTCACCGACCAGGCCATTTGTGCAGGTACTCAATTTATAAAACTTCAGGGCAGCCCGGCTGGTGGAAAATGGACCACGTCTGCCTGCTCCGGCTGCATCAGGAATGATACGCTCATCACAGCCTCCCTTTCGGCCAGCCCGATAGTAGTAACCTATGAGGCAGGTAATCAAACCGGATGCAAGGCAACAGCGGATGCAAAAATTACAATAGGGCAGCCAAAAGCTGGTTTTGAGATTGCAGGAGGGTGCACCGGTTCGGCATTCAGGCCTGTCAACAATTCTTCCGGAGCAAGTGCCTACACCTGGCTGGTAAATGGAAATAACGTGTCATCGGAAGCCCGCCCTTCGTTAAATCTTCCGGCGGGAATTCAAAAAATTACTTTGATTGCAAGATCCGGAAACTGTTCCGACACGATCAGTAAACAGGTGACGATCACCCCACCTCCTTCACCCGTAAGTTTTACACCCAGCGAAACCCTCGGCTGCGCACCGCTTCGTACCACTTTCTTAATAAACGGAACACCTGACATAAACGCAGAATATACCTGGACGTTTGGAAACGGCAGTACTTTCACCGGCGCGGCACCTCCCGCTCAAATATTTGAAAATAACGAAAAAATAAACCGCACCTACACCGTTACACTGGCATCCAAAAATGGCTGCGGTCTGGAAACATTCAGTAAGGAGGTGGTGGTAAGGCCCTTCGTTCAGGCGGAAATTGGCGTAGATTCCACCACAATTCGCTGTACACCTGCCAGGATGCTTTTTTCCAATCGTTCAACAGGTCACGACAAGGCCGCGTCCCGCTGGATTTTCGGGGATGGTATTATTCAGCAAACAGGCCAGGATACGTTGTACCATACTTTTATGGCGAAGGACACGGCCGTTACCTATCAGGTCCAGTTAGAAATATCCAGTGTGTGTGGCCTGGACACCGCCAAGGTGGAAATCAAAGTTTTCCCAAATGATGTGAAGGCTCTTTTTACTATTTCAAAGTCTATCGTCTGCCCGGGTGAAACCATCCAGTTCAAAGATGCCACCGTCCCCAAGCCCACCCAGTGGTTATGGAAATTCGGAGATGGCAGCGTTTCAACCCTTGCCAATCCTACCCACTCATTTGCACAGCCGGAAAAGGAATTTAAAGTAACCCTGACAGCCTATACAACCTGCGGTTACGATTCTACCCAGCTGACCGTTAAAACAACAACAGCACCAACAGGCAGCTTCACCGACGTTCCTGTGGCATGCCAGGGCTCGGAGGTACAGTTCGTGAACAAGTCCGACACCAGCCTGGGGTTTGTCTGGGACTTTGGTGACGGAACACCACAGGATTCTACCAATTACTCTCCCAGCCATACCTATGCTGTTTCGGGAAATTACGCAGCCTCACTTTATGTATTCCGCGGCTCTCAAACCTGCAAAGTACTGGCAAAAAAGACAGCAATTTCTGTCGTTTCCGCGCCAGTTGCAAAATTCGGATTTCAGGGAGACTCCCTGTTTTGCGCTCCGGGGCCTGTAAGTATCCTGAACTTATCAGAAAATGCGGACAGCTATCAATGGTCCTTCAGTGATGGCAGAACTTCTGATGTAAAAAACCCTTCCCTGCCGTTTGAAGAAGGGTTGTACAGTGTGAAACTCATTGCCGGCAAAGGTGGAGTCTGCCGTGATTCCCTTGAACGAATGGCAGCATTTGCTGTGCAGCACTGCCAGGTTGATATCCCCCAGGCATTCACACCAAACGGTGACGGTGTGGGCGACAGATATACGCTGTTCGGGAATGGAATACTTAAAATCAACTCATTACGAATACGTAATCGCTGGGGTGAAATGGTTTTCGAAGCAAAAAATATCCCTGCCGGCAGCCAGCAACCCGGTGAATCATGGGATGGTAACTTCGGAGGAAAACCTGCTCCTGCAGACATGTACGTATATGAAGCAGAAGTGCTGTATATCGACAACCGGATTTCGGATAAACTCAGAGGAAATATTTATCTGGTGCGATAG
- a CDS encoding PorP/SprF family type IX secretion system membrane protein yields the protein MKQIFQFLVLVLLHTHWAKGQSPQFSQFYANPIYSNPALAGDAGTPRFIANYRNQWASVGTAFQTAAFSFDTYAEDAGVGLGFQALHDQRGHTLRSSQLSAQASKLVYLDGQKEYRLIGGLQGTWTSNTWNGDDLSYVSQFLGTADPLATMAVTQNRVSASAGFILEYVPSSAYDATYWLSSAWHNIGVNQDVSIEHQRINIQVGTKIPIDIPPFFGNNLGSDLDRESALTMALQVRKQGPSRQMDAGFNIIASPLLFGVWYRGMVWGATRRDALIGTVGWARGNILLQTSYDLPVSSLGLDTGAFEISVWYGIDALFRFTGKGGNDRRGRKCLRY from the coding sequence ATGAAACAAATTTTCCAATTTCTTGTTCTGGTACTGCTCCATACACATTGGGCAAAAGGCCAATCGCCCCAGTTTTCTCAGTTTTATGCCAACCCTATTTACAGTAATCCAGCACTGGCAGGAGATGCCGGTACGCCCCGCTTTATAGCCAATTACCGCAACCAGTGGGCCTCGGTGGGTACTGCTTTTCAGACAGCGGCTTTCTCTTTCGATACATACGCCGAAGACGCCGGTGTGGGGCTGGGCTTTCAGGCACTGCACGACCAGCGCGGCCATACGCTGAGGAGCAGCCAGTTATCGGCACAAGCTTCAAAACTGGTATATCTGGACGGGCAAAAAGAATACCGGCTCATAGGAGGACTTCAGGGTACCTGGACGTCCAACACCTGGAACGGCGATGACCTGTCCTACGTATCTCAGTTTCTGGGCACTGCGGATCCTCTCGCTACTATGGCCGTGACCCAAAACCGTGTATCTGCTTCTGCCGGTTTTATCCTGGAATATGTCCCCAGTTCAGCTTATGATGCTACCTACTGGCTGAGCAGCGCCTGGCATAATATTGGTGTTAACCAGGACGTCAGTATCGAACACCAGCGAATTAACATCCAGGTCGGCACTAAAATCCCTATTGACATCCCTCCGTTTTTTGGCAATAATCTTGGCAGCGACCTGGATCGGGAAAGTGCCCTGACGATGGCACTTCAGGTCAGGAAACAGGGGCCAAGCAGGCAAATGGATGCAGGTTTCAACATCATTGCTTCACCGCTTTTATTTGGCGTATGGTACCGGGGAATGGTATGGGGAGCCACCCGCCGTGATGCCCTGATCGGGACGGTTGGGTGGGCCCGTGGGAACATCCTGCTGCAAACAAGTTATGATCTTCCCGTTTCGTCTCTTGGCCTGGATACCGGGGCTTTCGAAATTTCGGTATGGTATGGAATTGACGCTCTTTTTAGGTTCACAGGCAAAGGCGGAAATGACCGGCGGGGAAGAAAATGTCTGAGATATTGA
- a CDS encoding Uma2 family endonuclease — protein MRNLLDDLEKIWHEEQIKRHTFWATVDENRKAEFILGEIVYHSPVYGRHWMASSNILARLLPYVKDNDLGKVGVEKVMIRLTRNDYEPDICFWAKEQTVTFWQIQSAFPPPDFILEILSESTKERDYGIKMTDYALHGIKEYWIVDPENKTVEQYLLDQQQFQLAQKLKEGMLGSEIIPGFEISVRDIFEE, from the coding sequence TTGAGGAACCTGCTGGATGATCTAGAAAAGATTTGGCATGAAGAACAAATCAAACGGCATACCTTTTGGGCGACGGTAGATGAAAACCGAAAGGCGGAATTTATTCTTGGAGAGATAGTTTATCATTCTCCGGTATATGGTAGACATTGGATGGCTTCTTCCAATATTCTGGCCCGTTTGTTGCCATATGTAAAAGATAATGATTTGGGGAAGGTCGGAGTTGAAAAGGTTATGATCCGGCTGACAAGAAATGATTATGAACCGGATATCTGTTTTTGGGCGAAAGAGCAGACCGTAACCTTCTGGCAGATTCAATCCGCTTTTCCTCCTCCGGACTTTATCCTGGAGATACTCTCAGAAAGTACGAAAGAGCGTGATTATGGTATAAAAATGACAGATTACGCCCTGCATGGTATCAAAGAATATTGGATTGTAGATCCTGAAAATAAGACTGTCGAACAATACTTACTGGATCAGCAGCAATTTCAGCTTGCGCAGAAATTAAAAGAAGGGATGCTCGGATCAGAAATTATTCCAGGCTTTGAGATTTCAGTGAGGGATATTTTTGAAGAATAG
- the tyrS gene encoding tyrosine--tRNA ligase translates to MDFIEELRWRGMLHDMMPGTDEQLKKEMTSGYIGFDPTASSLHIGNLATIMLLVHFQRAGHKPYALVGGATGMIGDPSFKAAERSFLDEDTLRINQAGIKKQLEQFLDFDCGEHSAVMVNNYDWFKDMGFLQFLREAGKFLSVNYMMSKDSVKKRLETGISFTEFSYQLLQGYDFYHLYKHNNIRLQMGGSDQWGNITTGTEIIRRKEGDEEGYFKAYALTTPLLTKSDGSKFGKSEGGNIWLDASRTSPYQFYQFWLSQSDDDSPRLLRVFSLKAKAEIESLEAQHAEAPHLRVMQKALAEELTIRIHSERDFQLALKASEVLFGKATLETLQSIAADEFDVVFDGVPQTEISQAEWQGVANITDLVSTVTRGEIYPSKSEARRAIQQNAVSINKEKVKSAEQMLTDFALLQDRFLLVSKGKKNHLVKVI, encoded by the coding sequence ATTGATTTTATAGAAGAATTACGCTGGAGAGGCATGCTGCACGACATGATGCCCGGTACCGATGAGCAACTGAAAAAGGAAATGACTTCCGGTTATATCGGTTTTGACCCCACGGCTTCTTCTCTACATATTGGTAACCTGGCTACGATTATGTTGCTCGTTCATTTTCAGCGTGCCGGGCACAAGCCTTACGCGCTGGTGGGAGGTGCCACGGGGATGATCGGGGACCCTTCTTTTAAAGCAGCTGAAAGGTCTTTTCTGGACGAGGATACACTACGGATTAACCAGGCTGGGATTAAAAAACAGCTGGAACAATTCCTGGATTTTGACTGCGGGGAGCATTCTGCAGTGATGGTCAATAATTACGACTGGTTTAAGGACATGGGTTTTCTCCAGTTTCTTCGTGAAGCTGGTAAATTCCTGAGTGTCAATTATATGATGTCGAAAGATTCAGTTAAGAAACGGTTGGAAACCGGTATATCCTTTACTGAATTCTCGTACCAGCTTTTACAGGGATACGATTTTTACCATTTGTATAAACATAATAACATCCGCCTTCAGATGGGTGGTTCGGATCAATGGGGGAACATCACCACTGGTACGGAAATCATCCGCAGAAAAGAAGGAGATGAAGAAGGGTATTTCAAAGCATACGCACTCACCACCCCGCTTTTGACTAAATCAGACGGGTCCAAATTCGGGAAAAGTGAAGGTGGCAATATCTGGCTGGATGCCTCACGCACGTCACCATACCAGTTTTATCAGTTCTGGCTGAGCCAGAGTGATGACGATAGTCCGAGGTTATTACGTGTTTTTTCATTGAAGGCTAAGGCGGAAATTGAAAGCCTCGAGGCACAGCATGCGGAAGCTCCTCACCTGCGGGTGATGCAAAAAGCACTGGCAGAGGAGCTCACCATCCGGATTCACTCCGAGAGAGATTTTCAGCTTGCTTTAAAGGCATCCGAGGTATTGTTTGGAAAAGCAACGCTGGAAACGCTGCAAAGCATAGCGGCGGATGAATTTGATGTTGTTTTTGATGGAGTTCCCCAAACGGAGATATCTCAGGCCGAATGGCAGGGAGTTGCTAATATAACCGATCTTGTTTCCACGGTTACAAGAGGGGAGATATACCCATCCAAGAGTGAAGCACGCCGTGCCATTCAGCAAAATGCGGTGAGTATCAACAAGGAAAAGGTAAAGTCGGCCGAGCAGATGTTAACGGATTTTGCTTTGCTGCAGGACCGCTTTCTGCTGGTTTCCAAAGGGAAGAAAAACCACCTGGTGAAGGTGATATAA
- a CDS encoding Uma2 family endonuclease has product MGQLQLAEKRYTVAEYLEMEEKGEIRHEYYDGEIFAMAGTTMNHNDIVDNVRTLLKGFFRPKGCRIFAENVKVEAIENFYYPYPDVMVTCDVRDINGTYIVRHPSILVEVLSKSSATYDRDFKLRRYQKIPSLQYYLLVSQYECYAELYTRTDQQGVWTYQSFDTPEAVIPFDLLGFMMPVAAIYEGIVFVEEEGIA; this is encoded by the coding sequence ATGGGACAATTACAGCTGGCAGAGAAAAGATATACCGTTGCGGAATATCTAGAAATGGAAGAGAAAGGCGAAATCCGTCATGAATATTATGACGGAGAGATTTTCGCTATGGCGGGAACTACGATGAATCATAATGATATCGTCGATAATGTGCGTACACTGTTAAAGGGATTTTTTCGTCCAAAAGGTTGTAGGATTTTCGCTGAAAATGTGAAAGTGGAAGCCATTGAAAATTTCTATTATCCATATCCGGACGTGATGGTGACATGTGATGTCAGGGATATTAATGGTACCTACATCGTCCGTCATCCAAGTATATTGGTTGAAGTGCTGTCTAAATCCTCCGCCACTTACGACCGCGACTTCAAACTTAGAAGGTATCAGAAGATTCCTTCTCTCCAGTATTATCTGCTGGTATCACAATATGAATGTTATGCTGAACTTTATACACGGACGGACCAGCAGGGAGTTTGGACCTATCAATCTTTTGACACACCCGAGGCAGTCATTCCTTTTGATCTGCTGGGTTTTATGATGCCCGTTGCGGCAATATATGAGGGGATTGTTTTTGTGGAAGAGGAGGGAATAGCTTAG
- a CDS encoding S-adenosylmethionine:tRNA ribosyltransferase-isomerase, with protein MKDNWLDQAESLRLSDFVYDLPDEKIAKYPLPQRDQSKLLVYKSGNLSHETFSQLPSFLPSDSFLVFNNTRVIPARAYFKKNTGAIIELLMLHPERPTRIINDAMLVENSCVWECMIGNKKRWKSGDSLTVNLVIDGTAILLRAEYEDYERNLVRLSWDSGHIFLDIVKALGEIPLPPYLHRDTEEKDKETYQTVYAKQDGAVAAPTAGLHFTEKVFEALDQKNIKRGFLTLHVGAGTFQPIKVDTVTGHRMHAEQVVFKKELINALITNVDRVVAVGTTSLRSLESLYWYGVKLLRLEASDFFIEKLYPYPFEEQELPSAVESLRAIADYMDSNSLSEIVGETEIFIFPGYRFRICKGLITNFHQPGSTLILLVAALVGENWKRIYNEAFANNYRFLSYGDSSLLWGEQV; from the coding sequence ATGAAAGATAACTGGCTGGATCAGGCAGAGTCCCTTCGTTTGTCGGACTTTGTGTATGACCTTCCCGACGAAAAAATAGCAAAATATCCTTTGCCTCAGCGGGACCAATCCAAGCTGTTGGTATACAAAAGCGGCAACCTCAGCCATGAAACTTTTTCACAGCTGCCATCCTTTTTGCCTTCCGATTCCTTCCTGGTGTTTAACAATACCCGGGTCATTCCCGCCCGTGCCTATTTCAAAAAAAACACCGGTGCCATTATTGAGCTGCTGATGCTGCATCCTGAAAGGCCTACCAGGATTATTAATGACGCCATGCTGGTAGAAAATTCCTGTGTTTGGGAATGTATGATCGGCAACAAAAAACGATGGAAATCAGGTGATTCCCTCACCGTCAATCTGGTTATTGACGGTACAGCAATATTGCTAAGAGCCGAATACGAGGATTATGAGCGTAACCTGGTGCGGTTGTCATGGGATAGCGGGCATATATTTCTGGATATTGTAAAAGCATTGGGAGAAATTCCCTTGCCGCCCTATCTGCACCGGGATACTGAAGAGAAGGACAAGGAAACCTATCAGACGGTGTATGCAAAGCAGGATGGTGCGGTGGCAGCGCCTACGGCAGGGCTCCATTTTACCGAAAAAGTGTTTGAGGCTCTCGACCAAAAAAATATAAAAAGAGGTTTTCTGACGCTGCACGTAGGGGCAGGCACCTTTCAGCCCATTAAGGTGGATACCGTCACCGGACACCGGATGCATGCTGAACAGGTCGTTTTTAAGAAAGAACTGATCAATGCTTTGATAACAAACGTGGATCGCGTAGTTGCGGTGGGCACAACCTCTCTGCGGTCCCTGGAAAGTTTATACTGGTATGGCGTAAAACTACTTCGTTTGGAAGCCTCTGATTTTTTCATTGAAAAACTATATCCCTACCCGTTTGAAGAACAGGAGCTCCCCTCCGCGGTGGAATCTCTGCGCGCCATTGCAGACTATATGGATAGCAATTCGCTTTCAGAAATTGTAGGCGAAACCGAAATCTTTATTTTCCCCGGATACAGGTTTCGGATTTGTAAAGGTCTGATAACCAATTTTCATCAGCCCGGTTCCACGCTGATTCTGCTGGTGGCAGCTTTGGTGGGAGAAAACTGGAAACGTATTTACAATGAGGCCTTCGCAAATAACTACCGCTTCCTCAGCTATGGCGACTCCTCTCTTTTGTGGGGAGAGCAGGTATAG
- a CDS encoding cob(I)yrinic acid a,c-diamide adenosyltransferase, translating to MKIYTKTGDKGTTSLIGGTRLSKSHVRIEAYGTVDELNAYIGMLRDQPVNTGRRDLLKEIQDRLFTIGSHLASEPEQTKKILPDLHEEDIQLLENEMDKIDAFVPPLRSFVLPGGHASVSFGHIARTVCRRAERTVIHLREQEEVEDGVIRYLNRLSDYLFMLCRAMTHELDAEEVAWKPRVISQK from the coding sequence ATGAAAATTTATACAAAAACGGGAGACAAAGGCACCACTTCATTAATAGGAGGTACACGGCTGAGCAAATCTCACGTGAGGATCGAGGCCTACGGAACAGTGGATGAGCTGAATGCATACATTGGAATGCTCAGGGATCAGCCCGTTAATACTGGCAGGAGGGACCTGCTCAAAGAAATCCAGGACCGCCTGTTCACAATAGGTTCGCATCTGGCCTCCGAACCCGAACAAACCAAAAAGATATTACCCGACCTGCACGAAGAAGACATCCAGCTTCTGGAAAATGAAATGGATAAAATCGATGCTTTTGTACCGCCCCTGCGCTCCTTTGTATTACCCGGCGGGCATGCTTCCGTATCGTTCGGGCATATAGCGCGTACTGTCTGCCGAAGGGCCGAACGCACCGTTATTCATCTCAGGGAGCAGGAGGAGGTTGAAGACGGTGTGATCCGATACCTCAACCGGCTGTCGGACTACCTTTTTATGCTGTGCAGAGCCATGACCCATGAGCTTGATGCTGAGGAAGTAGCGTGGAAGCCCAGAGTTATATCTCAAAAATAA